A window of Benincasa hispida cultivar B227 chromosome 9, ASM972705v1, whole genome shotgun sequence genomic DNA:
ggtgTACATcagttttattttatatattatatataacgtCATATCCGATTCCTTCACACTCTTATCATCTTCCCCGTTCCCTCTTTTTTTTCATCTCTCAGTTTCTCTCTTTCTACAGTTCTATCCTCTGCATAAAATATGCTTCCCAAATTGAGCAGTCCCTTCAGAATGAAGAACAGAAATGATAATTCCAGAAGTTATTTGAAGGGTGTTGGATTAGGAATTCTAGTACATCGATCACCAGAACCAAATCTAGTGGTTAAACAATCCAGAAAATTTTCTCCTTCACTTGTTTCAAGTTCTAATAATAACCCATCTTTTCTGAAAACATGTTCTCTATGCCACAAGAATCTGGACCCCCAAGAAGATATTTACATGTACAGGTACTAaactttttctaaattaattataccTTAGATTTTGCTTGTAATTCATCATGATTTAGGAGATATATGTCTCATTTCTAAGTC
This region includes:
- the LOC120085156 gene encoding FCS-Like Zinc finger 17-like isoform X2; this encodes MLPKLSSPFRMKNRNDNSRSYLKGVGLGILVHRSPEPNLVVKQSRKFSPSLVSSSNNNPSFLKTCSLCHKNLDPQEDIYMGDQGYCSIKCRNQQIDIDEKRELEASTRKMVASYRQCLKNEQRTETRFLLEDLRQQHNRLPHPRIRPVVS
- the LOC120085156 gene encoding FCS-Like Zinc finger 17-like isoform X1, encoding MLPKLSSPFRMKNRNDNSRSYLKGVGLGILVHRSPEPNLVVKQSRKFSPSLVSSSNNNPSFLKTCSLCHKNLDPQEDIYMYRGDQGYCSIKCRNQQIDIDEKRELEASTRKMVASYRQCLKNEQRTETRFLLEDLRQQHNRLPHPRIRPVVS